One segment of Corynebacterium atrinae DNA contains the following:
- a CDS encoding M1 family metallopeptidase → MILHRLRTTPIPGTRDDYTGVDFNLGYHVRAYHLDLNYRVGPNNLTGVATLRLDNWKPLPSMTLDLAPSMRVSKVTAQGSAGRTVQVQRFRQAGGKLRLTFRDEVPVDSEFSLTIRYSGTPRPIRTAWGGLGWEELTNGALVASQPCGAPSWFPCDDTPDEKARYEFSITADSPYAVVANGTLTGKRTSGSRTTWEYRADQPMATYLATVQIGEYVPLTLREESARPAVTAWVSAPLRDRAIEELRDQAAMLDLYTELFGPYPFDAYTVVVCEDELEIPLEAQGLSIFGANHIAGDHAWERLIAHELSHQWFGNSLGLAQWNDIWLNEGFACYAEWLWFEHSTGRPAADSAREHYDKLRALPQDLLLADPGPRDMFDDRVYKRGALTVHALRVMLGDAPFFRMLRRYVAAGRHSVVEPIDLKREVLAEARELGIADAAVENLWASWLNQRELPEFPG, encoded by the coding sequence ATGATCTTGCATAGGCTGCGCACCACTCCGATCCCCGGTACCCGCGACGATTACACAGGGGTCGACTTCAACCTCGGCTACCACGTCCGGGCCTATCATCTGGACCTGAACTATCGGGTGGGGCCTAACAACCTCACCGGCGTGGCCACGTTGCGGCTGGACAATTGGAAGCCGCTGCCGTCGATGACGCTGGATCTTGCCCCCAGCATGCGAGTGAGCAAGGTGACCGCCCAGGGCAGCGCGGGCCGCACGGTGCAGGTCCAGCGCTTCCGCCAAGCAGGCGGAAAGCTGCGTCTGACCTTCCGAGATGAGGTGCCCGTCGACTCGGAGTTCTCCCTGACCATTCGCTACTCGGGCACCCCCCGCCCGATCCGTACTGCCTGGGGTGGGCTCGGCTGGGAGGAACTCACCAATGGTGCACTGGTGGCGTCGCAGCCGTGTGGCGCGCCGAGCTGGTTCCCCTGCGATGACACCCCGGATGAGAAAGCCCGCTACGAGTTTTCGATTACTGCGGACAGCCCTTACGCGGTCGTCGCCAATGGCACCCTGACGGGCAAGCGCACCTCTGGTTCCCGCACGACCTGGGAGTACCGGGCTGACCAGCCAATGGCGACGTACCTGGCTACCGTGCAGATCGGCGAGTACGTACCCCTGACATTGCGGGAGGAGTCGGCGCGCCCAGCGGTGACCGCCTGGGTTTCGGCACCGTTGCGCGACCGAGCGATCGAGGAGCTCCGCGACCAAGCCGCCATGCTCGACCTCTACACCGAGCTTTTCGGACCTTATCCTTTCGACGCGTACACCGTCGTGGTCTGCGAGGACGAGCTAGAAATCCCCCTGGAGGCCCAAGGATTGTCCATCTTCGGGGCCAACCACATCGCCGGCGACCATGCGTGGGAGCGCCTCATCGCCCACGAGCTCTCGCACCAGTGGTTCGGCAACTCCCTGGGTTTGGCCCAGTGGAACGACATCTGGCTCAACGAAGGTTTTGCCTGCTACGCCGAGTGGTTGTGGTTTGAGCACTCCACCGGCCGCCCGGCCGCCGATTCCGCCCGGGAACACTATGACAAGCTCCGGGCGCTGCCCCAAGACCTCCTGCTCGCCGATCCCGGCCCGCGGGATATGTTCGACGATCGGGTGTACAAGCGTGGGGCCCTCACGGTCCACGCGTTGCGGGTCATGCTTGGCGACGCCCCCTTCTTCCGCATGCTCCGCCGCTACGTCGCGGCGGGCCGTCACTCCGTCGTGGAGCCCATCGACCTCAAGCGGGAGGTGCTGGCCGAAGCGCGGGAGCTAGGGATCGCGGACGCGGCAGTAGAGAACCTGTGGGCGTCGTGGTTGAACCAACGCGAATTGCCCGAGTTCCCCGGATGA
- a CDS encoding prolyl oligopeptidase family serine peptidase, which produces MDTYLEDIDSPLALEWARDWSAATEADVDKHSGRSTLQQRIKAALDVDERIPYVVRRGPHLYNFWRDAAHQRGLWRRTTLDSYLSAQTEWEVLIDVDALAQAEGESWVWKGAHVRTPNYDRALVRLSRGGADASEVREFDLHTGEFVTDSPFTLPEAKSDLSWIDRDTLLVGTDTGERSLTASGYPAQVRVWHRGDNIVDAHVYTSGRVDDVAVGAWADTTPGFERIIVSRALDFYRSRQCVAQGLDPRASLQVLEIPEDCEAIIRRQWLFLAPRTEFAGIPAGGLGVIALERFLEGDRSIEVVFSPTEHVSLQSTAFTAHHLILTLLDDVSTQLRVHALSNPLESSWPINLPDLVTASVVATSPHDGDEVWITTSSFTEPDTLYRLDLASGATPQAVRHLPALFDAAGLETRQHWVTSADGTRVPYFITGDFSAGPRPTLVGGYGGFEVSLTPGYSAVRGIAWLEQGHFFVQPNLRGGGEFGPNWHTQVVKTNRHKVWEDHHAVLRDLVERGYATPELIGIRGGSNGGLLTSGALVQYPQALGAAVIQVPLTDMLRYHTWSAGASWMAEYGDPAVPEERAAIERWSPLHNVSATPQYPPALVTTSTRDDRVHPAHARLFAQALQEAGQPVDYFENTEGGHAGASDNEQVARVESLIYTWLIQRLVPRVGDV; this is translated from the coding sequence ATGGACACCTACCTTGAGGACATCGATTCCCCTCTAGCCCTGGAGTGGGCGAGGGACTGGTCCGCAGCGACGGAGGCGGACGTCGATAAGCATTCTGGACGCAGTACTCTCCAACAACGGATCAAGGCGGCGCTGGACGTCGACGAACGTATTCCTTATGTCGTGCGGCGCGGGCCGCACCTGTACAACTTCTGGCGCGATGCCGCGCATCAGCGCGGCCTATGGCGGCGCACTACGCTCGACTCCTACCTGTCCGCACAGACGGAATGGGAGGTGCTTATCGACGTCGATGCGCTCGCCCAGGCAGAGGGTGAAAGCTGGGTGTGGAAGGGCGCGCACGTGCGCACCCCGAACTATGACCGCGCCCTGGTGCGGCTCTCCCGCGGTGGGGCCGATGCCTCGGAGGTCCGCGAATTCGACCTGCACACCGGTGAGTTCGTCACGGACTCGCCGTTCACCTTGCCGGAGGCGAAGTCCGATCTCAGCTGGATTGATCGGGACACCCTGCTCGTGGGAACGGACACGGGCGAAAGATCGCTGACCGCTTCGGGTTACCCCGCGCAGGTGCGGGTATGGCACCGCGGCGACAACATTGTGGATGCCCACGTCTACACCTCAGGCCGGGTTGATGACGTCGCGGTGGGGGCATGGGCGGACACCACCCCCGGCTTCGAGCGGATCATCGTGTCCCGGGCGCTGGATTTCTATCGTTCCCGTCAGTGCGTGGCGCAGGGCCTCGATCCCAGGGCATCGTTGCAGGTGCTGGAGATTCCGGAGGATTGCGAGGCGATTATCCGTCGGCAGTGGTTGTTCCTCGCTCCGCGCACTGAGTTCGCTGGCATACCGGCGGGAGGGCTCGGGGTCATCGCGTTGGAGAGGTTCCTCGAAGGTGATCGCAGCATCGAAGTGGTGTTTAGCCCGACGGAGCACGTCTCGCTCCAAAGCACGGCGTTTACGGCCCATCATTTAATTCTCACTCTGCTCGACGATGTGAGCACACAGTTGCGGGTGCATGCGCTGAGTAACCCACTCGAGTCAAGCTGGCCCATCAACTTGCCCGATCTGGTTACGGCCTCGGTGGTGGCAACTAGCCCGCACGATGGCGACGAGGTGTGGATTACCACCTCCTCGTTCACCGAGCCGGACACGCTGTATCGACTTGACCTCGCCTCGGGCGCCACACCGCAGGCAGTCCGCCACCTGCCAGCGCTGTTTGATGCCGCCGGGTTAGAGACCCGCCAGCACTGGGTGACCTCCGCGGACGGCACCCGAGTCCCCTACTTCATCACCGGGGACTTCTCCGCCGGACCTCGCCCCACGCTCGTCGGCGGCTATGGCGGCTTCGAGGTATCGCTTACCCCGGGCTATTCAGCGGTGCGCGGAATAGCCTGGCTGGAACAGGGCCATTTCTTCGTCCAACCCAACCTGCGCGGCGGCGGAGAATTCGGACCGAACTGGCACACGCAGGTGGTCAAAACGAACCGGCACAAGGTGTGGGAGGACCACCACGCGGTGCTGCGTGACCTCGTGGAACGCGGCTACGCCACGCCCGAGCTCATCGGCATTCGCGGCGGCTCCAACGGAGGGCTGCTCACCTCAGGGGCGCTCGTGCAGTACCCGCAGGCGCTCGGCGCGGCGGTGATCCAGGTACCGCTGACCGACATGCTGCGCTATCACACCTGGTCAGCGGGCGCCTCGTGGATGGCGGAGTACGGGGATCCGGCAGTACCCGAGGAACGGGCGGCCATCGAACGCTGGTCACCCCTGCACAACGTCTCGGCCACACCGCAGTATCCGCCCGCGCTGGTCACCACCTCAACGCGGGATGACCGAGTACATCCCGCCCACGCGCGGCTCTTCGCGCAGGCACTGCAGGAGGCGGGGCAGCCGGTGGATTATTTCGAAAACACCGAGGGCGGGCACGCGGGCGCTTCCGACAACGAGCAGGTAGCTCGGGTGGAATCACTCATCTACACGTGGCTCATCCAGCGGCTCGTCCCGCGCGTGGGCGACGTTTAA